The genomic DNA TGGGCCAAAGATCATTTCCAACATGCCAATTTAGGCGACCCGCGAAGAACAGAACGATTGGTCGACATTTCAGCCGCTATGGCAAGTCATAGTGGTAAATCGATGGCTGTGTCCTGCAAGGGAGATGACGCCGCGCTTGAAGGGGCTTATCGGTTCATTCGCAATGATAATGTGTCGGCTGATGTGATGCGAGCGGCAGGGTTTGCCCATACCGCATTGCTAGCCAAAGAGACCCCAGAAATCTTGGCACTTGAGGATACAACGTCCCTGAGTTATAAGCACCAAGTGGCAGAAAGCCTAGGAAAACTGGGCAAAAAAACAGATAAATCACGTGGGTGGTGGGTGCACTCCACCTTATTACTCGATAGCAAGACCACCCGTACGTTAGGGCTCATTCATCAAGATTGGTGGTGCCGTCCTGACGATATCAGTGATGCTGATGAAAAAGAGAGTGGTAAATGGCCCGATGCCTCCTATTTCTGCCGTCAACGCTTAGGCGATACCATGGCGAACGTCATTTCAGTCTGTGATCGAGAAGCCGATATTTTAAATTATATAGTAGATAAACAATCACATAGAGAAAGGTTCGTGGTGAGGGCTAAACATCCACGTAAAATAGAAGAGTCTGAATTAACGCTATTTGACTACCTAGATACACAGGCTGTCATAGGGGGTTACTCGTTAGATATTCCCCAAAAAGGATTGAAAAAACCCAATGGCCAGCGAGTAAATCGCCCTAGCAGGCAAGCGCAATTATCGGTCAAGGTTGCGAGCATCACACTTAAAGGCAAAGTCACCACACAAAGCATTAATGTGGTGTTGGCCCAAGAAACTAATACCGCAGCAGAGAGTGAGCCATTACGCTGGGTATTGTTAACCACTGAGCCGGTTGACACCTTGGCTAACACCCTAAAAATCATCAATATCTACGCCGCAAGATGGCGGGTGGAAGATTTCCATAAAGCGTGGAAAACGGGTGCTGGAGCGGAAAGGCAGCGGATGACTGAGGCAGATAATTTAGAACGAGCCGTATCAATCTTGGCCTTTGTAGGGGTAAGATTACTGCAACTAAGGGAAGCATTAACGTTACCTTTTTATCTGCGTAAACAAGGACTTCAAGAAGAGGCTACTGCGGTTGAAAGTGAGTCATGTGGTGCAGTGCCCCCTGTGTCAGGATTGTTGTCATCCCTTAAAATCATCCAATAATTAAATAGAGGGGGCGGTCAATGAGAGCTCAATGGCACGATATTCATCTGAACGTAAAAAAGCAGTTTTAAAGAAGTTATTGCCTCCCCACAATATGACCGTCATGGAAGTGGCACGTAGTGAAGGGATCGCCTACCAAACCCTGTATCATTGGCGCGATAAAGCTAAAAAAGAGGGTCGCCCAGTGCCAGGTAAAAAATTGACCAGTAATGATTGGTCGGCCGAAGCTAAGTTTGCCGTTCTCATTGAAACAGCGCCAATGTCTGAAGCTGAAGTAAGCCAATATTGCCGAGAAAATGGTTTGTTTCGAGAACAAGTTCAGCAGTGGAAACAAGATTGTTTAGGGGGCTTTACGACAAGTGAAGTTCAAGCCAAAATGTAATGGTCAAGTATTTCTGGAGAGATTTTAAGCCGCTTTTTTTAACTCATTATATTTCTGATGTGGCGTCTTATAATCTATTGCCGAATGTCTGCGTTTGTAATTGTAGAACTGAATATATTGCTCAACCACGCTCACTACTGCGCTGTGATTGGTAAAAGCTAAACGGTTTAATCTTTCAGTCTTTAAACTCCTAAAAAATCGTTCCATCACCGCATTATCCCAACAATTTCCTCTACGACTCATACTTTGTTCAATGCCTAAGTGCTTTAGCTTTTCTCTGAACACCTTAGCTGAGTACTGACAACCCTGGTCTGAGTGAAACATCAACTCCTGTGTATTTGGCCTCTGACGTTGTATCGCGTTATTTAATGCCGCTGTCGCTAACGCTGCATTGGGTTGGCTTGATAAGGCATACCCAACGATTTCTTTGGTCCCTAAATCAAGTACACAGGCTAAATAACTCCACCCCTGATGTGATTTTATATAGGTAATATCACCCACCCAATGGGTATTATAAGTCGTAGGGTTAAACTGTCGTCTAAGCAAATTAGGTGCGTAAACTTGCTCCTCACCTTGATTTGGATAGTAATGCTTTTTCTTTGGCTTAATCGCTATTAATCCCAATTTTTTCATTACGCTAGCTATGGCGTAAACCCCAACCTTACAATTTAAATCTAATAAATCAGCCTGTATTCGACGTTTGCCATACGTCGAGTGTGACTCAGAGAAAGCTTGCTCTATCAATTGTATCTGAGCCTGTTTTTCAACGCTTTTTGGGATCGGTTTGTAATAGAGACTACTACAACTGATCTCGAATACTCGGCATAATTCACTCATTTTAAAGCCTGGGTTTGCTTTCTTTACTTCGCGCATCATTTTAAGTTTTGATTGTCTCGAATGAAGAAAGCTGCAGCCTTTTTTAAGATATCATTATCCCTCATGGCTTGTTTTAGTTGGGCTTCTAGAAGCTGTATTCTTCGTTGTTCTTCAGTTAATGCTTTGACATTTTTCGGTGTTTTACCGGCTAATTCAGCCTGGTACTGCACTTTCCATCTAGACACCGCAGATTTACCTGCACCTGACATATCTTCAATTTGCTTGTTCGTGTAACCCTGTTCGACCATCAGCTTGGCATATTCTAATTTTTGAAGAGGGCTGACAGTGATTTTAGTTTTTCTAATCATAATAAATACCTTTAAGATTTTGCTTATTTTAAGCTATAAATCTCTACAGTTTCATTAGACCATTACAGACAGGGTAAGTAGTGCTGTAAAAAAATTTCTAACTTGTCCGTAGGTAATGGTTTTGAGAAGAAGTATCCTTGTAGTTCGTCACACAAGCTTTTATGAAGTAAGGTTGCCTGGGGTTTCGTTTCGATACCTTCGGCTATCACTTTTAAGCCTAATTGGTGGGCTAATGCAATGATGGCACGGGTAATAGCCGCATCTTTTTGATCAGTTACTAATTCACGAATAAATGATTTATCAATCTTAAGTTTGTCTATAGGTAAGCGTTTTAAGTAGCTCAAACTTGAATAACCCGTACCAAAGTCGTCGATTGCGATACTAATGCCTAGCTGTTTAAGATGTTGTAACTTGTATACGACTTCTTCAATATTTGCTAGTAATAACGACTCTGTCAACTCTAGCTCGAACCATTTCGGTGCTAGTTTTACCCTTTTTAGCGTCTCTTCTAGTTGTTCTACAAAATCTTCTTGTTCAAATTGTAGGGATGACAAATTCACTGCCATAATGAGTTTAACCAGCCCTCGCTCTTGTAATGAACGATTATAGGAGGCGGCCTGTTCGATTACCCACTGGCCTATCTCAACAATTAACCCCATTTCTTCTGCTATCGGAATAAATTCGTCGGGGCCAATAAGACCTAAATCTGGTTGGCGCCAGCGCAATAAGGCTTCTAAGCCAATCAAACGGCCACTGCCTGCTTCTACTTGTGGCTGGTAATACAATTCAAATTCTTGATTTACAATAGCCTGTTTTAACATAACTCTTAGATTCTGTCGTTTGTTCAGCGATGTTTCCATCTCCTCGTTGTACCACTGTACATTATTGCTCCCAAGTTGCTTTGCCTGATACATAGCCAGACCAGCCTGTTTAACCAGTTTCATTGGCTCATATATGTCATCATCAGAAATACTGATACTGATACCGATGCTCGCTGTTAGTTGCAACTCCTGTCCATTTATATTGAGCGGTGTTGATACCATGGTTAACATGCGTTCTGCTGCTGCGTTAAGCTGATTAATATCTTTATGATCGGCCATCAATAAAACAAGTTCGTCCCCGCCCATACTGGCTAGCGTATCGTCTGAGCGAATTTGGCTATTGATCCGAGTACTTATTTGATGAATAACGTCATCACGATTTAAATGACCTAGGTTGTCATCCATCAAATGAAACCCATCCAAGTCAATGCAAAGTATCGCTACTTTCTGATTGTGCCTGGCACTACTCTTAAGACTTTTTAATAATCGGTCCCTTAATAGGTTTCGATTAGGTAAACCGGTTAGGAGATCATGAGAGGCGTTAAATGCCAACTCCTGTTTGAATTTTATCTGTTCCGTTATATCTGTTTGAATACCAACGTAATGTGTTATTACACCGACGTCATTAGGGACCGGAGATAAAAATAAGTTATTCCAGAATACGCGACCATCTTTACGATAATTCTTGAGTATAACTCTAGTCTCTTGTTTTGATTGGATAGCAGACCGAATTTGTCTAATCGCCAACGGGTCACGTTCTTTACCTTGCAAAAACTGGCAGTCTCTTCCTACCGACTCTTCCAGGCTATATCCTGTAAGCTTTTCAAAAGCATTATTAACGTAGACAATCGGTTTGTCTGACTTCGTAATTTCGGTTATGGCCACGCCATTAGAGCTAGCATCAACAGCCCTTTTGAATAATCTAAGTTGTTTTTCTGTTTGTAAGCGCTGCGTGATATCTTTGCCTATGCCTATCACACCTGTGATTTTCCCACCAATCAAGGTGGGTATTATCGTAATTTGTAATTCATGTTGTCTACCAGAACGGCTAAGAATACTAGTGTCAAAGCTCATAGATTCACCCGATAAAGTGCGGGCAAAGTATTGTGACACCTCTCCGAGTTTTTCATTGAAGATAACTTGGTTAAAATGCATGCGTTTTAACTCGGGTAACGGCAATTCCAACAAGTTACAACCTAGCTTATTCATATTGGTGAAATAGCCTTGATCATCCAAAATAAAAACAGAATCAGGATTCAACTGACATAGCGAACGAAAGCGTTGTTCGCTCTCAATTAGTAATTGTTTTTGTAACGATCGCTCTATAGCATTCGCGGTAAAATGACAGCAGATTGTCATTAGCTCTAACTCTTGTGAACTCGGGGCTCGGGCACTTTTGCAATAGAGCGCAAAGGTACCTAAAATATTTCCGTTATCTAATAATATCGGCATAGACCAGCTGGCATGTAATTTTTCGGTTAACACAACGTCTGCGTATGAAGGCCTCTTAGGGTCGGTGGCAATATCTTCAATAATAATCACACTCTTTCGAAAAGCTGCCGAACCGCAAGAACCTGAATTATTGGCAATAGGTACGTCAGCTAGGGCTGAATGATAATTTTGACTAAACGAAGGAGCAGAAGCAATTTCTAGGTGTTGTTCTACCTTGAGCATTACACAGGCTTTAACAGCTGAATTATTTTCCTCAGCCATTAAGCAGATTTGCTTTAATATTTTAACGACAGGCGCCTCAACAGAGATGAGTTGTAAGATATATTGTTGAGCCTGCTGAAAACGTTCCGCTTTAACAAGGTCACTGATATCTCTTGCGACACCATACATTGTTTGAAGACCTGGCTCATAGCGAGCAGACCACATCAAGTGCACTACATTACCGTCCTTCCTTATGTATCTATTCCGGAAGTGTTTGGTCTTTTGACCGCTAGTTATTGTCTCAGCTTCATGTCCGGTCATGCCACGATCATCGGGGTGAACAAAATCCATGAACATGCGACCGTTAAGTTCTTTTGCAGGATAGCCTAGCACCCAAAAGCTCGAGTTACTCACTTCTACAAATTTACCATCAGTATCAATAATGCATAAAAGATCTGCCGAGTTCTCCATAATCTGTAGATGGTGAGTTTGGAATTTGTGTTGTAACGTAAGGCTATTTCGTAATTTTGTATAGCCTGCTAGTAAACGCTTTTGCTGCCATTGTATTTTATTTTGATATTGATGAGATAATAGAGCTAGAAAGCATGCTAACCATCCAGTCATTAAAACAACCTCAGAGACTTGCATTACATAATTTAGCTCAATGTCAAAATCTCGGTAAAGCTCTAGGTCCCAGTTTATAACACTTAGAGAGTTAACATCATACGCCCCTAGTCGAAAATATTTTTGTTGTGAGTCAAGCTGGTTAAACAATAATTTCTCTTTTTTTTCATAAGCTAACGTAATAGCATAACCTGTTGGAACTATAAAAGGTATAGTTGACTGCATGACTTGTTTGAAGTTTATGCCAGCAATAATGGTGGACAGATCGAACGCATTTGGTTGGGACAGTTGCACTCTGACAAAGGTATAATCTATTTCATCGTTATAGTAAAAGCTGATATCTTCAGGGGCTCTCGAATTAGCTCTCGTAGACAATAAAGGATACTCAGAAACTAGATATCTGTCATACCATTGCTTGATAGCTTTACTTTGAGCAGCGGAATAATACACATTACCAATATTGTCCAAGACAGCAATATAATCGAAATAATTAAAATCACGTAAATATGTATTCAAATCCAAACTTAGTTGTTGTGGCTGGTAGGTAACATTTGATAATGAGAGACGATCCCCTAGTCGCGCCATTAATCCTTTTTGCCTATCTAAAAGTTGTTCAGTTTGTTGCTGAAACTTTAATATTGTTTGATTTACTATTTTCTGATTACTAACTTCTAATTGGTGCATGAAATTCAACCAGAGCAATATGGTAGAAACCGTGAGTAACACAGCTAGCCAACTCCCGAAACTGCGGCTATGTTCTACTATGTTGAAACATAAAATCGATGGAACCGTAAATCCTGCTATAGAAGAAAAGAGAATAAAAATTGCAATATTGATTGACTGAGGAGGACTCACCCCAAATTGCAGATTCCCCAAGGTACTACTATTAGTCAACAGTAAAGCCAACATTAATGATGCTAAAATAGCGAAGCTTACCTGACTTAACCAATTCCAAACAAAGTGAGTTTTCTTAAACCTACCAGTCAAACCCAAAATAAGAAGTATCCAACTGACCAACTGCAGATAAGGCATGCTGAAATTTAGTATTGAATTACTCGATACGAAAGGCAAACTTAAAAACAATATTATGAGCATAATACTAAGATTAGACACTAAAAGTGCAGTATTTTTTCGAATGATTGCAATCAGTGATAAAGCGGTGCAAGCCAGTAATAGTATTGCATTAAGAGGTAAGGTAACGTTATAGATATCTTCATTGGGAGCAAGTAGTGTTCTCAACAAAGCAAAAAAACTTCCAACAGATAAAAAAGCTAAACTACTAAGAAAAATACTGGAACAGACCACTTTTCTAAGATTATTCTTTAACCAAGTTCTCATAAATCCCTCAAAAATTTCTATATTAAAGCGAACAAGGCAGTCTTAGTAAAAGACTTTTTTTAGGTGTTTCATGTATAGCTATTATTGTAATTTATAAGATATTCTGTCCAAAAGAATAATTTTTTTAAAGCCTACGTGTAGCCAGGGCGACCGCATGAGTGCTTAATAATTCACCTATGTGATGAAGGTGGACTCGATTGCATTAATCCGCGCTTGTTTTCAGCTTAACGGCCGTACAATTATTGAATGTTTATCGGACAATTTGTGAGTAAAAAACGTTCATGCGGTTGCCCTGTACGTGCCGCTTTTCCTACACAATGACTTTTATCTAAACTTGTCATTTATAGCTTTAATCTTAATCGAACCGGACTCAGCTGCTTTAAAACCAACATGTGAAGCGTTAGGTGTGTTAAAATCATCCCTTCTTGATTTAGTCATAACTGTCACCATTTGATAAATTTATGCGGATCAATTGCAGTCTATTTGGAGACTATATTTATACTATAGTTTCAGAGTGGACTTGTATAGCATAGCTATCCACATAAATAGAGTGGTAAAGTTAACTACTACCGGGATCGTCATATCTTATATAAGAGCGAAAGGAAGAGTATCCAAAATTAAACTTTAGGTATTAAATAAATTCAGCAGTACTCGAGAATATAATGTGAATAAAAATGGATTATACTTTAAAGTTGATGTAAGAATGAAAGCTGGGTTAGAGGTATTGTGATAAATCGACTTCAGTCAGAAATTGCCCTTAAAAAAGAGGTAAGAGCAAAACGAGTGAGGGTGATACTAATCAATTTTAAAGGTTAAATTTGGCAAATGATTCTCATACAATTGCCTCTGCTCTTTGCTCCAACATTCTAAGTGCTGATTTATGTCAAAATGAATAGTTGACTAATCAGGGATTAATAAGAGCAACTGAAGACACATTAGCCCAGATACTTACAGCCTTAAGAAAGTTAAGTTATATAATTAGCAAATATTAAGTTAGACAATAGTTATATGGAACATAGTCAATGTAGTGAACTTACATTGTGAAAGGTATGGTCTTTCTGTGGATTAAAAATTTACAACGACTCCAGCGATAATTCATACTTTAAGCTCTCATATACGAACATTTGTTATTTCTTCTTGAATATGTTAATACTATATAACGGTAAAACATTATTGTAGTTAAGTGGTTGGATCTCAGATAATATCTTAATAGAAATAATTAATCGCAAATCTAGAGAAATCTAGAGACGCAAAACTACAGGGCCTGTAAAATGGCAGCCAGCTGCAAAAAGTGTTTAGACACTTTTGTTTTTGCGCTAATTTTTATATATGGTCCTCTTACGAAGGCCTTTTTTTTTGCCTGAATTCCATTCTTCATGTTGAAAAAAAGAATAAGGACGTCACTCATCACATGAAAAAATACCTGCAACTTTTTACCGCACTATTTTTATTCGCTTATTCGATCAGCGGCTACAGTGCCTTTATGGTCACTCAGACTAGTTTTGGTGTAGATCTTGACCACCCAGTAACCAAAGACACTACTCTAATCAATCAGAGCAATAAACCCGTCCGGGTAAGAATAGATTTTGCAAAACCGCAATGGGCTAAAGATAAGTACTATCTTGGCGACCAGCTTGTGGCCTATCCTAAAATTGTAGTTATTCCACCGCAGGGTAAGGTAAAAGTGAAGGTAGCACCCCGGATAAAAAAAGAGTTACAAGATGGAGAGTATGTAGCGCTATTGGTATTTAAGGAGCTGCCGTCGCGCAAGAGTGCCGACCAAGTAACCATGTTGATGAATATCGGGGTGCCCTACTTCGGTAGAAAAGGCAAGCTTAAAACCGAAATGGATTTTGACAATTTACAAATAGCGAAAATAGAGAATGGCTATCAGATACAGGCCGAGGCACAGAATAATGGCAATTTTTCCTATCCGCTTAATATTGTTGCTAAGTTTTACCTGAACAAGAAATTACTCAAAGAAGAAAGCTTGAAACAGGGGTTCTATCGCGAGCATCTGGTAGAACTAAGAAAATCAATAGTCATGAAGAAAAATGCCGATTATGTGGAGATTGTTTTTGCCAATGAAAAAATTAATTTTTACCAAGAGTTCAGCTTTATTCTCTGAGATAAATAAAGCTGTTTTTATTCTGCTATTTTTATCAATTTTTCCAACTTTATTAAGGGCCGCTGAACCAATATCTTTATCGCTTGGTGTTAGCGCTATCGACTTTGGCGATGTCTATATGGATAGCGATGTGGACAACGTTGTAGTGGATTTTACAGTCAAGGCCGAAAATGGCTATGACTATACGGTAAAGATAAGCAATGACGACAGCAGTGGTGCCTTACAGTTTTCCCGCACCGCTAGCGGTGGATATACAACAGGCAGCATCACCTATATAGCGGCGGCCACAGGGAATAACCAGGCCCATGAATTTTATACAGACCTCGACACAGCGAATATGAGCAGCGACCTTTCCGCTACCATCACAGTGCTCGTGGCCTACAACGATATCGCCGAATAAGCTTCTGTTTTTGAAAGAGGAGGTTTGTTCATTTTAAAGCAAACTAAGAGAGAGGTAACAAAATGAAAAAATTATTATTAGCAACATCAATAGTGGTAATGTCATCAACGGCAATAGCTGCAAATACATCTCAATTGCTAGATACCGCGGTGACAGATACTTTAACAGTTACCGCTAAGTATGTAACGCCCATAGCTGTAGAGCTAGATACAACAGCAATCGACTTTGGAGATGTTTGGACTGATTCAGTTATTCCGACTGTGTCAGTTGTCGCTACAGTAACGGGTGAGGCTGATGAAACATTCACATATTCAGTTACAGGTGATGCCATAGTCTTACTGACTGGTGACATTGCTGGTACAGCGACCGCTTTTGTTACGTCAGGAACAACACAAGCGCTTACTTTTAATGTTGGTCTAGATACATCAGGAGCTACGACAGGTACAACTGTCAATGAGATTGTTACAGTATCTGTTATCTATGATGCCATTGCAGATACAGACACTACACGAGAACCAGTAGTTTAATCATTATTCTGGCAGCCTGAAGGCTGCCTTTTCTAATCTGGCAGTAATACTATGAATAATATTTTCTTACAACTGTTTATCTATTCGAAGTCGGTTTTTTCGCTTGAGATTGTCGAGACCGAAAATGTCAAACAAAAAGATCTCTTCCTTTATAACGGCAGCAGACTGAGGTTTACCCTTAAGTAAGGGGGTCCTGTTTCTGTAAAACAAAAACGAGTCAATATTGACATTAAATTAAACGGTGCGGTTTATCTTACATAAGAGCCAACATTTCAGGCCTTCGGGTTCGAAATCCTATTACTACACTGGACAAATACGAGGAAGAATTTTGCTATCAACTTCTCGTTACTAAGGGAAAATAATGTCAACGGTCAATATAAAAAACTAATCAAATACTAAATTGACTATAGCGATTGAGTCGTTAATCCTGCAACACTCTGGTTAACATAATGCTAACAAAAGAGAATTCTTTTAAAATTATATATGGGTGATCTCCTTTGCAAAAATTATCCTATAAGATCTCTGCTTTATACCGTTTTACCTCTCCCATACAATTTATTGCAGCTAAAAATAATTTTGGTTGAACTTCCTTATCGCATCAACCTATTTATATTTGCCATTAAAAAAATGGCGATAATCTTGATAAGCCCTGTGCTAATTATCATAAGCAGCCTGCTTTTTTTTAATCCCACTTTTGCTGTCGCGCAGAATGAGTATTTTGACAATATGATCACCCTCAAGGTGGGTCGATACCTGGAGCAGGACTTCTATGAGGTAAAGAGCGATTTTGACGGAGGCATCTATATCGACATCAGAGATTTTCTGGCGCTTACCGAGCTAAACCAATATAGCCGACTTTCCATAGAAGCCGGAAATATAAATTTGTTTATGGCGGGTAGTCTCTTTAACGATACAAACGAAAGACACATCCAAAAAGCGCTAAAAAACCTCAAAAGCATAACGATAGATGACCGCGTCTATCTGGATAAACAGGCCATCAGTGAACTGTTTCCCCTGAAGAAGGTAAATTGGTTGGCGGAGA from Shewanella psychromarinicola includes the following:
- a CDS encoding IS3 family transposase (programmed frameshift) — its product is MIRKTKITVSPLQKLEYAKLMVEQGYTNKQIEDMSGAGKSAVSRWKVQYQAELAGKTPKNVKALTEEQRRIQLLEAQLKQAMRDNDILKKAGSFLHSRQSKLKMMREVKKANPGFKMSELCRVFEISCSSLYYKPIPKSVEKQAQIQLIEQAFSESHSTYGKRRIQADLLDLNCKVGVYAIASVMKKLGLIAIKPKKKHYYPNQGEEQVYAPNLLRRQFNPTTYNTHWVGDITYIKSHQGWSYLACVLDLGTKEIVGYALSSQPNAALATAALNNAIQRQRPNTQELMFHSDQGCQYSAKVFREKLKHLGIEQSMSRRGNCWDNAVMERFFRSLKTERLNRLAFTNHSAVVSVVEQYIQFYNYKRRHSAIDYKTPHQKYNELKKAA
- a CDS encoding bifunctional diguanylate cyclase/phosphodiesterase, whose protein sequence is MRTWLKNNLRKVVCSSIFLSSLAFLSVGSFFALLRTLLAPNEDIYNVTLPLNAILLLACTALSLIAIIRKNTALLVSNLSIMLIILFLSLPFVSSNSILNFSMPYLQLVSWILLILGLTGRFKKTHFVWNWLSQVSFAILASLMLALLLTNSSTLGNLQFGVSPPQSINIAIFILFSSIAGFTVPSILCFNIVEHSRSFGSWLAVLLTVSTILLWLNFMHQLEVSNQKIVNQTILKFQQQTEQLLDRQKGLMARLGDRLSLSNVTYQPQQLSLDLNTYLRDFNYFDYIAVLDNIGNVYYSAAQSKAIKQWYDRYLVSEYPLLSTRANSRAPEDISFYYNDEIDYTFVRVQLSQPNAFDLSTIIAGINFKQVMQSTIPFIVPTGYAITLAYEKKEKLLFNQLDSQQKYFRLGAYDVNSLSVINWDLELYRDFDIELNYVMQVSEVVLMTGWLACFLALLSHQYQNKIQWQQKRLLAGYTKLRNSLTLQHKFQTHHLQIMENSADLLCIIDTDGKFVEVSNSSFWVLGYPAKELNGRMFMDFVHPDDRGMTGHEAETITSGQKTKHFRNRYIRKDGNVVHLMWSARYEPGLQTMYGVARDISDLVKAERFQQAQQYILQLISVEAPVVKILKQICLMAEENNSAVKACVMLKVEQHLEIASAPSFSQNYHSALADVPIANNSGSCGSAAFRKSVIIIEDIATDPKRPSYADVVLTEKLHASWSMPILLDNGNILGTFALYCKSARAPSSQELELMTICCHFTANAIERSLQKQLLIESEQRFRSLCQLNPDSVFILDDQGYFTNMNKLGCNLLELPLPELKRMHFNQVIFNEKLGEVSQYFARTLSGESMSFDTSILSRSGRQHELQITIIPTLIGGKITGVIGIGKDITQRLQTEKQLRLFKRAVDASSNGVAITEITKSDKPIVYVNNAFEKLTGYSLEESVGRDCQFLQGKERDPLAIRQIRSAIQSKQETRVILKNYRKDGRVFWNNLFLSPVPNDVGVITHYVGIQTDITEQIKFKQELAFNASHDLLTGLPNRNLLRDRLLKSLKSSARHNQKVAILCIDLDGFHLMDDNLGHLNRDDVIHQISTRINSQIRSDDTLASMGGDELVLLMADHKDINQLNAAAERMLTMVSTPLNINGQELQLTASIGISISISDDDIYEPMKLVKQAGLAMYQAKQLGSNNVQWYNEEMETSLNKRQNLRVMLKQAIVNQEFELYYQPQVEAGSGRLIGLEALLRWRQPDLGLIGPDEFIPIAEEMGLIVEIGQWVIEQAASYNRSLQERGLVKLIMAVNLSSLQFEQEDFVEQLEETLKRVKLAPKWFELELTESLLLANIEEVVYKLQHLKQLGISIAIDDFGTGYSSLSYLKRLPIDKLKIDKSFIRELVTDQKDAAITRAIIALAHQLGLKVIAEGIETKPQATLLHKSLCDELQGYFFSKPLPTDKLEIFLQHYLPCL
- a CDS encoding fimbrial biogenesis chaperone, with the translated sequence MKKYLQLFTALFLFAYSISGYSAFMVTQTSFGVDLDHPVTKDTTLINQSNKPVRVRIDFAKPQWAKDKYYLGDQLVAYPKIVVIPPQGKVKVKVAPRIKKELQDGEYVALLVFKELPSRKSADQVTMLMNIGVPYFGRKGKLKTEMDFDNLQIAKIENGYQIQAEAQNNGNFSYPLNIVAKFYLNKKLLKEESLKQGFYREHLVELRKSIVMKKNADYVEIVFANEKINFYQEFSFIL